One genomic region from Prevotella sp. Rep29 encodes:
- a CDS encoding ATP-binding protein, whose product MDIALVEFMEGLLKQTTSTFHRYMYDRISWESRMFGLVGPRGVGKSTMILQYIKEHREKRRMLYVTADHLYFSSHTLAETVDEFVKEGGEQIFIDEIHKYENWSRELKQIYDSHTDLIVGFTGSSVLDIYKGFSDLSRRAPIFMMQGLSFREYLWLRHAIEVPVYTLSEILENKARLDAARHPLPLFNDYLLKGYYPFSDDCNYEIRLRQVINQTMEVDIPQYAHMTAATGRKLKKLLAVIAQSVPFKPVMDSLSTVIGVSRNILPDYFLYMEQAGMIGQLRNDTGGIRGIGKVEKVYLDNTSLAYLLGGEATDIGNIRETFFYNQMRVTTEVISSRISDFEIAGKTFEVGGKKKGKKQLTDAAEGYVVRDDIEYGSGKIIPLWAFGLTY is encoded by the coding sequence ATGGATATAGCACTTGTTGAGTTTATGGAAGGACTTTTGAAGCAGACCACTTCAACGTTCCATCGGTATATGTACGACCGGATTAGCTGGGAGTCCCGTATGTTCGGTTTGGTTGGTCCAAGAGGTGTGGGAAAGTCTACGATGATACTCCAATACATCAAGGAGCATCGAGAAAAGCGGCGTATGCTGTACGTTACTGCCGACCACTTGTATTTCTCGTCACACACACTTGCAGAAACTGTAGATGAGTTTGTCAAAGAAGGTGGTGAACAGATTTTTATCGACGAAATTCACAAGTACGAAAATTGGTCAAGGGAATTGAAACAGATATACGATTCTCACACTGACCTGATAGTAGGTTTCACGGGCTCATCCGTGCTTGACATCTATAAGGGTTTTTCCGACCTGAGCCGACGGGCACCCATTTTCATGATGCAAGGACTCAGCTTCAGGGAATACCTCTGGCTGCGCCATGCAATAGAAGTGCCTGTCTATACGTTAAGCGAGATACTTGAGAACAAAGCCCGTCTCGATGCCGCCCGTCATCCATTGCCGCTATTTAACGATTACCTCCTAAAAGGCTACTACCCTTTCTCCGATGACTGCAATTACGAAATACGTTTGCGCCAAGTTATCAATCAAACCATGGAGGTTGACATTCCACAGTATGCCCACATGACGGCTGCTACAGGGCGCAAGTTGAAGAAACTGCTGGCCGTCATCGCCCAAAGTGTGCCCTTTAAGCCTGTGATGGATTCCCTCTCCACCGTTATTGGAGTCAGCAGGAATATTCTGCCCGATTATTTCCTGTATATGGAGCAAGCCGGAATGATAGGTCAGTTGCGCAACGATACGGGTGGCATCCGTGGCATTGGCAAAGTCGAAAAGGTGTACCTTGACAACACCAGCCTCGCCTACTTATTAGGCGGAGAAGCTACGGACATCGGCAATATCCGTGAGACGTTCTTCTATAATCAGATGCGAGTGACGACAGAAGTCATCAGCTCACGCATCAGTGACTTCGAGATTGCCGGTAAGACCTTTGAGGTTGGTGGAAAAAAGAAAGGCAAGAAGCAACTTACCGATGCCGCTGAGGGATATGTTGTCAGAGACGACATAGAATACGGATCGGGCAAAATCATTCCCCTCTGGGCATTCGGATTGACTTACTGA